In Haliotis asinina isolate JCU_RB_2024 chromosome 16, JCU_Hal_asi_v2, whole genome shotgun sequence, the following are encoded in one genomic region:
- the LOC137268546 gene encoding toll-like receptor 4 isoform X1 has protein sequence MNHRRSTTDTMLLWALPLFLACLNLTQGKHVDISCKPCVCRRTSNEKLVANCKDKHLSDIPKHIPNSVAYLFMSHNSINHLPGGSFKRFSALEHLDLSFNQLRRLHVDTFTGATNLMHLNLNGNYLQLNESAYPVGIFRQQKKLLTLNIAMNTDVADSVYPHQALGDLTALQTLFIDGVQNASFGIGFSKLKNLTALSLSGKRGHCSVQTLLNTSFLHTPSVRNLDISKCRITFIEANTFWPLRHINMLDVSDNQYLGFDLMGDAAYGLRYSPLSVLKINRIVPTFAIGVRLKKYNTRYFCDLSLKEFHVDSNRVELIDQECIGHLKTVELISMNHNRLTFGIYLLSLNRLTNLRTIYAYNQYSTNMPFKNADAVTDTILSPNLPLPSFDPHNSPNNDVNYDRTRIIHLPVKIPLPPNATYVNTSNSKVNYDIIELNFLTNQLKTIDLSHNVFANWIGPVHRCETVEYLDLSDNYCKYVSHTFFMFASGLKILNLSRNYLSESLLDDTDGQIFANQTNLEVIRIAHNLIRDLPPAIFRRLIRLEVLDLSWNMMTSWNIEIRHMLHLHTLDISGNRYEGIPRHLTIQIDHIMSNRKDTFHLSIKGNILKCDCPRLESLEWITRPHITIEDPGNTKCTLSDGETISFTDIEDVIAKLQLRCKIVIPILSIAVFGLLLFMLIFGAGMVYRYRWKLRYLYYTTRRKYRGYQRLGQEEDHFTYDAFVSYAETDREFVIQDMRAVLERTYGLRLCIHDRDFMVGEAITANIINAIQSSRKTIAVLSPDFAKSSWCDYEVHMAKLESIHTGRNVLCVLWYSHIPDTRILSRDIQDMIEYDTYIKYPTQENDKEEFWTKVKAAISF, from the coding sequence ATACGATGCTGCTGTGGGCCCTGCCTCTGTTCCTTGCCTGCCTTAATCTCACCCAAGGGAAACACGTGGACATCTCCTGTAAGCCTTGTGTGTGTAGGAGGACATCCAATGAAAAGTTGGTCGCCAATTGTAAGGACAAACACCTGTCTGACATCCCCAAGCACATTCCAAATTCAGTAGCATACCTGTTTATGTCTCACAACAGTATTAATCATCTACCAGGTGGTTCGTTTAAACGTTTCTCGGCTTTGGAACATCTTGATTTGTCTTTCAATCAACTGAGACGATTGCATGTAGACACTTTCACAGGAGCTACAAATCTGATGCATCTGAACCTCAATGGAAACTATCTCCAACTTAACGAATCAGCATATCCAGTGGGAATATTTAGACAGCAGAAAAAATTACTTACCCTGAACATCGCCATGAACACTGATGTCGCAGATTCAGTATACCCACATCAAGCCCTTGGTGATCTTACTGCTCTTCAGACACTTTTCATTGACGGTGTTCAGAATGCCTCGTTTGGGATTGGATTTTCGAAACTGAAGAATCTTACAGCTCTGTCGTTGTCAGGCAAAAGGGGCCACTGCTCAGTTCAAACCTTGTTGAACACGTCGTTTCTCCACACACCATCtgtcaggaacctggacattaGCAAATGTAGAATCACCTTTATTGAAGCAAATACATTCTGGCCATTAAGGCACATTAATATGCTCGATGTATCTGACAATCAGTATTTAGGGTTTGATCTCATGGGTGATGCTGCATATGGACTTCGATATTCTCCTCTAAGCGTTTTGAAGATCAACAGAATAGTGCCAACATTTGCAATTGGAGTTCGCCTAAAGAAATACAACACGAGATATTTCTGTGATCTTAGTTTAAAAGAGTTTCATGTTGATTCAAACAGGGTGGAACTCATAGACCAAGAATGTATCGGTCACTTGAAAACAGTGGAACTAATATCCATGAATCACAACAGATTGACATTTGGAATCTACCTCCTTAGTCTCAATAGACTCACAAATCTGCGAACAATATATGCTTATAACCAGTATTCAACTAATATGCCCTTCAAAAACGCAGACGCAGTTACAGACACCATCCTCTCCCCAAATCTGCCGCTTCCCTCGTTTGATCCCCATAATAGTCCTAATAATGATGTAAATTATGACCGAACGAGGATCATACATCTTCCTGTTAAAATACCACTACCtccaaatgcaacatatgtaaATACTAGCAACAGCAAAGTGAACTATGACATTATTGAGCTCAACTTTCTCACAAACCAACTTAAAACTATTGACCTTTCACACAATGTCTTTGCAAATTGGATAGGCCCAGTACATAGATGTGAAACAGTTGAATATTTAGATCTCTCAGACAATTACTGTAAATATGTATCTCACACATTTTTTATGTTTGCTAGTGGActaaaaatcttaaatttaaGTAGAAATTACCTCTCAGAGTCCCTTCTAGATGACACAGATGGGCAAATATTTGCCAACCAGACAAACTTGGAAGTCATTCGAATCGCGCATAATCTTATTCGCGACCTGCCGCCAGCAATATTTAGAAGACTTATCAGACTTGAGGTTCTTGATTTGAGCTGGAACATGATGACCTCCTGGAACATTGAAATTAGGCACATGCTGCACCTCCATACCTTAGACATCTCGGGAAACAGGTATGAAGGTATTCCAAGACACCTGACAATTCAGATTGACCATATCATGAGCAATAGAAAGGACACTTTTCATCTCAGCATCAAGGGTAATATCTTGAAATGTGATTGTCCAAGACTAGAATCATTGGAGTGGATTACAAGGCCGCATATTACCATTGAAGATCCTGGCAATACAAAGTGCACCTTATCAGATGGGGAAACCATTTCATTTACAGATATAGAAGATGTTATAGCGAAGCTCCAATTACGGTGCAAAATAGTCATACCCATTCTGTCTATAGCAGTATTTGGATTGCTGcttttcatgttgatatttggAGCTGGTATGGTGTACAGATATCGATGGAAGTTACGCTATCTTTACTACACCACAAGACGGAAGTACAGGGGGTATCAAAGACTGGGACAAGAAGAAGACCACTTTACTTATGATGCCTTTGTTTCCTATGctgagacagacagagagtTTGTCATTCAAGACATGCGGGCTGTTCTAGAGAGAACCTACGGCTTGAGGTTGTGCATCCATGACCGTGACTTCATGGTTGGTGAAGCCATCACTGCCAACATCATCAATGCTATTCAGTCAAGCAGGAAAACCATCGCTGTTTTGTCACCTGACTTTGCAAAGAGCTCCTGGTGTGACTATGAAGTCCACATGGCCAAGCTGGAGAGCATCCACACTGGAAGAAACGTCCTGTGTGTGTTATGGTATAGCCATATACCGGACACTAGAATCCTCAGTAGAGATATTCAGGACATGATTGAGTATGACACTTATATTAAGTATCCTACCCAAGAGAATGACAAAGAAGAGTTTTGGACAAAAGTCAAAGCTGCGATCAGCTTTTGA
- the LOC137268546 gene encoding toll-like receptor 4 isoform X2, whose product MLLWALPLFLACLNLTQGKHVDISCKPCVCRRTSNEKLVANCKDKHLSDIPKHIPNSVAYLFMSHNSINHLPGGSFKRFSALEHLDLSFNQLRRLHVDTFTGATNLMHLNLNGNYLQLNESAYPVGIFRQQKKLLTLNIAMNTDVADSVYPHQALGDLTALQTLFIDGVQNASFGIGFSKLKNLTALSLSGKRGHCSVQTLLNTSFLHTPSVRNLDISKCRITFIEANTFWPLRHINMLDVSDNQYLGFDLMGDAAYGLRYSPLSVLKINRIVPTFAIGVRLKKYNTRYFCDLSLKEFHVDSNRVELIDQECIGHLKTVELISMNHNRLTFGIYLLSLNRLTNLRTIYAYNQYSTNMPFKNADAVTDTILSPNLPLPSFDPHNSPNNDVNYDRTRIIHLPVKIPLPPNATYVNTSNSKVNYDIIELNFLTNQLKTIDLSHNVFANWIGPVHRCETVEYLDLSDNYCKYVSHTFFMFASGLKILNLSRNYLSESLLDDTDGQIFANQTNLEVIRIAHNLIRDLPPAIFRRLIRLEVLDLSWNMMTSWNIEIRHMLHLHTLDISGNRYEGIPRHLTIQIDHIMSNRKDTFHLSIKGNILKCDCPRLESLEWITRPHITIEDPGNTKCTLSDGETISFTDIEDVIAKLQLRCKIVIPILSIAVFGLLLFMLIFGAGMVYRYRWKLRYLYYTTRRKYRGYQRLGQEEDHFTYDAFVSYAETDREFVIQDMRAVLERTYGLRLCIHDRDFMVGEAITANIINAIQSSRKTIAVLSPDFAKSSWCDYEVHMAKLESIHTGRNVLCVLWYSHIPDTRILSRDIQDMIEYDTYIKYPTQENDKEEFWTKVKAAISF is encoded by the coding sequence ATGCTGCTGTGGGCCCTGCCTCTGTTCCTTGCCTGCCTTAATCTCACCCAAGGGAAACACGTGGACATCTCCTGTAAGCCTTGTGTGTGTAGGAGGACATCCAATGAAAAGTTGGTCGCCAATTGTAAGGACAAACACCTGTCTGACATCCCCAAGCACATTCCAAATTCAGTAGCATACCTGTTTATGTCTCACAACAGTATTAATCATCTACCAGGTGGTTCGTTTAAACGTTTCTCGGCTTTGGAACATCTTGATTTGTCTTTCAATCAACTGAGACGATTGCATGTAGACACTTTCACAGGAGCTACAAATCTGATGCATCTGAACCTCAATGGAAACTATCTCCAACTTAACGAATCAGCATATCCAGTGGGAATATTTAGACAGCAGAAAAAATTACTTACCCTGAACATCGCCATGAACACTGATGTCGCAGATTCAGTATACCCACATCAAGCCCTTGGTGATCTTACTGCTCTTCAGACACTTTTCATTGACGGTGTTCAGAATGCCTCGTTTGGGATTGGATTTTCGAAACTGAAGAATCTTACAGCTCTGTCGTTGTCAGGCAAAAGGGGCCACTGCTCAGTTCAAACCTTGTTGAACACGTCGTTTCTCCACACACCATCtgtcaggaacctggacattaGCAAATGTAGAATCACCTTTATTGAAGCAAATACATTCTGGCCATTAAGGCACATTAATATGCTCGATGTATCTGACAATCAGTATTTAGGGTTTGATCTCATGGGTGATGCTGCATATGGACTTCGATATTCTCCTCTAAGCGTTTTGAAGATCAACAGAATAGTGCCAACATTTGCAATTGGAGTTCGCCTAAAGAAATACAACACGAGATATTTCTGTGATCTTAGTTTAAAAGAGTTTCATGTTGATTCAAACAGGGTGGAACTCATAGACCAAGAATGTATCGGTCACTTGAAAACAGTGGAACTAATATCCATGAATCACAACAGATTGACATTTGGAATCTACCTCCTTAGTCTCAATAGACTCACAAATCTGCGAACAATATATGCTTATAACCAGTATTCAACTAATATGCCCTTCAAAAACGCAGACGCAGTTACAGACACCATCCTCTCCCCAAATCTGCCGCTTCCCTCGTTTGATCCCCATAATAGTCCTAATAATGATGTAAATTATGACCGAACGAGGATCATACATCTTCCTGTTAAAATACCACTACCtccaaatgcaacatatgtaaATACTAGCAACAGCAAAGTGAACTATGACATTATTGAGCTCAACTTTCTCACAAACCAACTTAAAACTATTGACCTTTCACACAATGTCTTTGCAAATTGGATAGGCCCAGTACATAGATGTGAAACAGTTGAATATTTAGATCTCTCAGACAATTACTGTAAATATGTATCTCACACATTTTTTATGTTTGCTAGTGGActaaaaatcttaaatttaaGTAGAAATTACCTCTCAGAGTCCCTTCTAGATGACACAGATGGGCAAATATTTGCCAACCAGACAAACTTGGAAGTCATTCGAATCGCGCATAATCTTATTCGCGACCTGCCGCCAGCAATATTTAGAAGACTTATCAGACTTGAGGTTCTTGATTTGAGCTGGAACATGATGACCTCCTGGAACATTGAAATTAGGCACATGCTGCACCTCCATACCTTAGACATCTCGGGAAACAGGTATGAAGGTATTCCAAGACACCTGACAATTCAGATTGACCATATCATGAGCAATAGAAAGGACACTTTTCATCTCAGCATCAAGGGTAATATCTTGAAATGTGATTGTCCAAGACTAGAATCATTGGAGTGGATTACAAGGCCGCATATTACCATTGAAGATCCTGGCAATACAAAGTGCACCTTATCAGATGGGGAAACCATTTCATTTACAGATATAGAAGATGTTATAGCGAAGCTCCAATTACGGTGCAAAATAGTCATACCCATTCTGTCTATAGCAGTATTTGGATTGCTGcttttcatgttgatatttggAGCTGGTATGGTGTACAGATATCGATGGAAGTTACGCTATCTTTACTACACCACAAGACGGAAGTACAGGGGGTATCAAAGACTGGGACAAGAAGAAGACCACTTTACTTATGATGCCTTTGTTTCCTATGctgagacagacagagagtTTGTCATTCAAGACATGCGGGCTGTTCTAGAGAGAACCTACGGCTTGAGGTTGTGCATCCATGACCGTGACTTCATGGTTGGTGAAGCCATCACTGCCAACATCATCAATGCTATTCAGTCAAGCAGGAAAACCATCGCTGTTTTGTCACCTGACTTTGCAAAGAGCTCCTGGTGTGACTATGAAGTCCACATGGCCAAGCTGGAGAGCATCCACACTGGAAGAAACGTCCTGTGTGTGTTATGGTATAGCCATATACCGGACACTAGAATCCTCAGTAGAGATATTCAGGACATGATTGAGTATGACACTTATATTAAGTATCCTACCCAAGAGAATGACAAAGAAGAGTTTTGGACAAAAGTCAAAGCTGCGATCAGCTTTTGA